Proteins from a genomic interval of Zingiber officinale cultivar Zhangliang chromosome 2A, Zo_v1.1, whole genome shotgun sequence:
- the LOC122043682 gene encoding uncharacterized protein LOC122043682, translating to MTTSSTASALILAIILLLVAPLSPGNCASTGEGNALFFSFGGSGKNRSFATEFALYGDAEMNSSEVRVTRTVNESSGLMIYWKPVRFFSTKPWFSSSFSFSVSPGNGGGLAFFLSPVSVPLEPTNGDWSRLSTSVVAVKFVMTASLVEVDVGGELLTKSSNLSDDGLLLILSRGEKLHSWIDYDGESKRIEVRLCQDKDPKEAAPSISHSIDLSYMLWREASWVIYGDTDSVMVQFGVPSV from the exons ATGACGACGTCCTCGACCGCTTCCGCTCTCATTCTCGCCATCATCCTTCTGCTTGTCGCCCCCTTGTCACCTGGGAACTGCGCATCGACTGGAGAAGGTAAcgctctcttcttctctttcggTGGGTCGGGGAAAAATCGGAGCTTCGCCACGGAGTTTGCCCTCTATGGCGATGCTGAGATGAATAGCTCGGAGGTGAGGGTGACGCGTACGGTGAACGAGAGCTCCGGGCTTATGATTTACTGGAAACCAGTCAGATTCTTCAGCACCAAGCCCTGGTTCTCTTCTTCGTTCTCGTTCTCTGTTTCGCCCGGCAATGGCGGAGGCCTAGCTTTCTTTTTATCTCCGGTCAGCGTTCCCTTGGAACCGACGAATGGCGACTGGTCTAGGTTATCGACCAGTGTCGTTGCAGTGAAGTTCGTGATGACAGCAAGCCTCGTCGAAGTCGATGTTGGCGGAGAACTTTTGACAAAAAGCAGTAATCTTTCCGACGATGGTTTGCTTCTCATCCTCAGCAGAGGAGAAAAATTGCATTCTTGGATTGATTATGATGGAGAATCGAAGAGAATAGAGGTCAGGCTTTGCCAGGACAAGGATCCGAAGGAAGCAGCCCCTTCGATCTCTCACTCTATCGATTTGTCTTACATGTTGTGGAGGGAGGCGTCCTGG GTTATTTATGGGGACACTGACTCTGTTATGGTACAATTCGGTGTGCCTTCTGTATAG